One region of Corvus hawaiiensis isolate bCorHaw1 chromosome 12, bCorHaw1.pri.cur, whole genome shotgun sequence genomic DNA includes:
- the CA7 gene encoding carbonic anhydrase 7 encodes MTGHHSWGYGQADGPSEWHKAYPIAQGNRQSPIDIVSARAVYDPNLKPLVISYESCTSLSISNTGHSVMVEFEDTDDRTAISGGPFQNPFRLKQFHFHWGTTHSQGSEHTIDGKPFPCELHLVHWNARKYATFGEAAAAPDGLAVVGVFLEIGKEHASMNRLTDALYMVKFKGTKAQFRGFNPKCLLPLSLDYWTYLGSLTTPPLNESVTWIVLKEPIRISVKQLEKFRMLLFTGEEDQRIQMANNFRPPQPLKGRIVRASFKA; translated from the exons ATGACTGGCCACCACAGTTGGGGATATGGGCAGGCTGACG gACCTTCCGAGTGGCACAAAGCTTACCCCATTGCCCAGGGGAACCGCCAGTCCCCCATTGACATCGTCTCTGCAAGAGCAGTCTATGACCCCAACCTGAAGCCCCTTGTCATCTCCTATGAGTCCTGTACCTCTCTCAGCATCTCCAACACTGGCCACTCTGTTATGGTGGAGTTTGAAGACACTGATGACAGGACAG CAATCAGTGGAGGGCCCTTTCAGAATCCATTCCGGCTAAAGCAGTTCCACTTCCACTGGGGGACCACGCACAGCCAGGGATCAGAGCATACCATTGATGGAAAACCTTTTCCCTGTGAG ctccACTTAGTTCATTGGAATGCCAGAAAATATGCAACAtttggagaggcagcagcagctccagatgGCTTGGCAGTAGTTGGTGTTTTCTTGGAG ATTGGGAAAGAACATGCCAGTATGAACAGACTCACTGATGCTTTGTACATGGTAAAATTTAAA gGAACAAAAGCTCAGTTTAGAGGCTTCAACCCTAAATGTCTCCTGCCCTTGAGTCTAGATTATTGGACATACCTTGGTTCTTTGACAACCCCACCCCTTAATGAGAGTGTGACATGGATAGTGCTGAAAGAACCCATCAGAATCTCTGTGAAACAG CTGGAGAAATTCCGCATGCTGCTCTTCACTGGTGAGGAAGACCAGAGGATCCAAATGGCCAATAATTTTCGCCCCCCTCAGCCTCTGAAGGGGAGAATTGTTCGAGCTTCCTTCAAGGCCTGA